TTGCTCCTCTGATTTGTAGATTGGCTCCTGTCGGTAGCGCGTTCAAAGCCACTTTCCAGAGGAAGAACTTTAGTTTCGGGAGGAGGTGTGTGTTCCAAATTGATTTCTTCCAGTTCAGTGCACCCTCCGGTTGTGTATCTTGCTCGCTTGATTGGATTGATGAGAAATAGCCCGACTTCACTGTGTATACACCCGATTTCTGTAGAGGCCAGACGTACGCATCAGGCGATCCCAAGATACTAGGGCGAAGAGACAGGATGTGTGATTTTAGTTCCGGTAAAAGCTCATCTATCTTTGTCTCGTTCCATTCTTTTGTCTCACGCGTTAGAATATCTGCTACAACAAGATCTCTGTTATGCAGGAAAACCGGACCAATGGGTTTAAGCCCCGTCTCTGGTTGTATCCAAGAGTCAGACCAGAGGTTGGTTGATTCACCATCACCAATGGCTTTCCCAAGATGTTGGAGAAGAAGGTCTCTGCCCGCTAGAACTCCTCTCCATCCATGAGAGATAGCAGCACGAGTAGGAGTGTTAAGAAAAGAAGACTTGTGGCAGTATTTTCCTAGGAGCACACGTGCAAGCAGATTCCCCGGTTTAGTCAATATCCTCCACGCAACTTTTGCCAACAGTGCATGATTGAAAGTCTGGATATCACGGAAGCCTAATCCTCCAAGGCTCTTGGGTTTGATAAGATGGTCCCAAGCAATCCAGGAGATCTTTCTCTCCGGGTTTAGGTTATGGAGCACATAATAGCCACAAGGGAGACAGACGTAAGTGATCGACAatagagatatatatttttggggATCAGATGGTCGATtttgctctctttctctctatatatGTAATAACATGGTTGATTGTGGTTGTAGGAGTTGGTAGAGCTGGTGATAGCAGCTCAAGAGAAGGGTTTGTCAGGGGAGCACGGAACATGGCttgaatttctaaaattttgcGACCCGACAAGGGATTATTTTAACGATCCCCGTAACCGAAAAGCCGAGACCTTGATCCAATTCCTTACTTCAATCATCAAGACAGACGATTCGAGGgtaataaaattgttttattcaaaattactccctttttttttttgggaccAACTTAAAgattattgttttttgtttgtttgttcacagAAATTGGCTTTGCTTATGAATCCCAGCCGTCCACTGGTTCGCCGCTACTCATGCAATCACCCGAAAGAGACAGCTGAGCAGAGACTAGTTAGAAAGACGCTTACACATGAGGAGTACCCATTCGACTTTTTGATCCCGTACAAGTCCAAGGACTGGGTCCTTACGGGAATCATAGGGAGCCCCATTGTTGATCCTTTAAACGATCTCGCAGCAGAAATTTCCTACTCTTTCCGCTCAAGGATGCCTTATGCTAAAAGTATTGCCATAACCGACATGATTGCCCTTTGTTGCGAGAAGGTTCTCTGTCAAGACAACACTGAAGCTGCTGTAAGAGTTGCTGCCGTTGACCGCAATCTCAAggtctttcttcttttcttttctttttttttaattattattattattcttgaGAATCCTTTCCAATAATAATTCATCAAATGCAACACACTCTAGGTGATTCTTGATGTGCTTGTCAAACCAAATGAGCCAGTTATTAACTTCCGGACTAGTATTACCGGACTCGATTGTTTTGCTCTTCATCTATCAAACGCTACTCCTTTGTCGGATATACAGGTCGGTCTAAGTAGTAGACTTTTTTTCAGCTTTTTGTTTTGGcctgtcatcatcatcatctaagtgtatctttttttttttactcaggAAAAATTGCTGGAATTGTTTCCTACGGAAACTATAATGGTCGGTCACCTTCTGAACAAGGATCTCAAAGCTTTAAAGATGGATCATGCAAGAGTTATCGATACCTCACTTTTGTTCAAGTATGATTTCTCTGGATGTGGTATCGTCCTCGGAAAGCTTCCAAGGCCCTCTTTGGATCATCTGTGCAAGTCTGTTTTGGGATACGAAATGCCGAAATCTCCCGGAAGATGTGTTGATGAAGCTGTAGCTTCAATGAAACTCGTGCTTGCTATATTGGAGCACGGAGCAGACACCTCTGTTCCACTACCTGATGACATGTTGAAAAACTGATGAGtcaattcttcaaaatattaTGACATTCGATGGTGCGTTCtgcatttcatttttttattttatatccaatttcgatccatttttttttttggtttgcaTCAGGACAATAGCAtaagtataaaattatttatcagaATAGTATAATCACAATTTCATCATGGGTGTTTTTAGGTTTGGACAGTGAAAGATAATGTGTGTGTAGTATCCTGTATATTATATACAGTGACACATCCAAACAACAAACATATAACACTTTCAATCTTTGTGTTGTATCATGACCTCGCTAATATTTTTTCGTAATAGACGTCATTCTTTCGTCATAATTTGTATTTAATTCCGTAATCAAATTGGTTATATAGTCGACGGTAAACAACGTCATATCAATAGTTGTGGAAGTTTTCAATGGCGGAAAAGAAAGGGAAGCTACCAAATCATACGAGTGTAGTTGATTGATggtttaacatattttatatggtaGTTATCCAATGGCAATGTATGATTTGTTATCAACAAAAGCATTCAATAATAAGCGCGGAAATCATATTTGTTTAACATTCATTATGACAAAGTGGTTCTTAATATGATTTATAACTTTCTACATATCCTCTGAATTTGACATCTTGGAAAGTGAATCTCTGTTTAAGTTTAAGCAAAGATCAAAAGCCAATGGAAGCTGCTTACCATTATGTATGGTTCATAATAGCTCTGCCCGAAGTATTTCAAAACCATTCTCAGGACTCCTACGCAAGCGGGCTTTCTAAGAACGGTGAACTAATGCCACAGGCCCACAATACTTTCAATTCTCTAAAGTTGATGCTGTCTCAAAGCCACATTTTGCATAGACATAAGCACGGTGAATTAATCAAGAAACAGTGAACCAGTCAATAAGGATCAGCTTCGCATCCTTTAGGTAGATCTTTGCCGTTATGCTCCCAGGGGAAATCTTTCATCCACAAAGCTTGACTCTTGTTGTTCCAGTTAACATGGATCATATTGATAGTTTGCACGAACACTCTCATTCCTCAAGGATAAGGTCTTTCATATTGTTGTTCCAAGAAATTTAACCCTTCAATAGTGAGTTTCATATCTAAAATAAGGTCACTGAGATTTTGGTCTACCACTAAGATCAATTACTTTTAAAGTTTTTCTTAATCTGACagaaaaaactaataatatgaGGAACCAAACATATAACATAATTGCTTTGAAAGTTTTGTTTGGAGTACAAGACAAGCACAAATCATTACATCTCTGTATACGTAAAACAAAGACAAGCTGTGAAATAATACCATGTAACTGATACATAATTAAACccgaaaaaaaatcataaaagagagaaagaatctattattataaaaaaaaaacagaaccaaaccagtcttgttttcttttttttttcttattgatatgtattttttttcttttcaaaaagctCTAAGTAGAGCCCTTGAGCTTCTTGGTGATGGTTGCAATGTACTTGCCTTGGTGAAACGCTTGCTGTAACTCCAGCTCCGTTGGCTGCCTCGACCCATCTCCTGCAAATGTTCCAGCTCCATAAGGGCTACCTCCTTTCACATTCTCCATCTCGAACATCCCCGCACCAAACGTGTAACCGATGGGCACAAACACCATCCCGTGGTGAACCAGCTGAGTTATCGCCGTCAATCTACAAATCGAAAAACGTGTTTTAAAGATATAGacaagaaaatgatgaagtgaagtggttttttgttgtttttgatgAGAGAGAGTGAGAAAGAACAAACTTACGCGGTGGTTTCTTGGCCACCACCTTGAGAGCCAGTGCTGTAGAAGATACCAGCTGGTTTGCCAGCGAGCGACTGAGTCCTCCAGAGTCCACCGGTCGCGTCCAAGAAGGCCTTGAACTGAGCAGCCATCATGCCGAACCTTGTTGGGAATCCGAAGAGGAAGCCATCGGCTTCGGTTAGCTCGTTGGGTGTGATGATTGGTGATTCACTCTTCGGTGGTGCGCTCATCTTAGAGAGTACTTCTTCAGGGAGTGTCTCAGGTACCTGCCAGAGTTTGGCTTCAACACCTTCAACAGAAGCAGCTCCTTTCCTTATCTCTTCAGCCAATTTCTCAACATGACCGTACATTGAGTAGTAcctgcacacacacacaaaacaatCAATCTCAACTTCAGATCAAACCCCAACAAGCAAGCAACTTTTAGATCCAAAATCGAATCGAAAGACCAaatcaaacaacaaaaaatggAATCAAAACAATCGAACCCAAGATTCTGACCTAGATTACATAAAATTCGGCCAACCCTAGAGGAAGACGAATCGACAATGAAGAAGCAAAACTGAAATCAAATTAAAGACAGAGGAAGCATACACGATATACACTTTGGTCGCCATCTCGAAATATAGTTGTCTCTGCAGTAGAAGAATCTCTGAAGCTTTTTTTTGATTGGATGTTCATCGTTCCGAAAATGCAGAAAGCGTATTTATAGAGGGGCACAACATGATGACCTGCTTTCTTTTTACTTCTTTCAGGTTCAACACCCTCTGTTTCTGGTCAAATTAAATCTCACCCCtgtagtttttataatttttatattaaaccCCATTAATGATCTTAAGCCAATCAATTAGactattgtgttttttttcttctgtcaAATAGTGCTAACTTTTAGTCATCAAGTTTTTACTCTAAAAACTACTAGTTgagaaaaaaatttcaaaaaaaaaaaagattttaaatttaagattatgTTTGTTTGCATATTGATTTTTGCAAAATTAGATATAACTAATCGAATGTTGCAATTTGTTATTCGTTTAATTGTTATATCATATGAAATTGTGATAGATAAATAAACAGGACAGttataaatatacaaacaaatattttttcactATATTTATGGTAATTTTACACAAAACatttggaaacataaaaaattacaatgttattcatatatattattatgctGATTGTAGCTAACAACTGAAATAAACAGTGGGGCAAATTTTGAGTTTGACGGATATTACAGGGGTGGTGTACGCATTACGTGGTCAAACTATCTTTCGTGACAGACTTATCTTAAACTCTATAGACTTAATAAGATTTATACagatttattttgataaatttatcACATGTGGTCACAGATTTATTAAAGTCTTACAGatttaattagatttaatttatttgaccACAAACTTACATAATTTTGACTTGACagatttatataaaattcaatAGATTTACTTTTTCTTTGGCCACCGATTTATCTATTTCAGAcagatttttttgggttttaacTGATTTATTATCCTTTGACCATAGATTTACTTGATTATGACAGATTTACTattaactaggtgattttcccgtgctcatgcacggatataaatattataaataaatatattgtaataatttattaatagtttcattttaatttcaattattttataattttttataaataatattatattattttagttaaacatGTGATTTTGGATATGTAATATATGATTATTTGATTATCACTTTAGTATATTAGATAACATCAAATTTTTTGAATTCaaccatgattttttttgttctaaatagATTAAAGTTTTGAATAATCTGTGATTTTCATTTAGATTGATTTTCTCCtggatatgtaaatatattttagtaatagaattatatatatatattgttttgaaatcaaatagaaaaataaatttaactgtTGATCAATtcataatacataaataaatataacaataatattttgaaatctcatCCATATATGTTTTGCAAAATAAATAGATGATAacatttagttaatattttattttagtttattggTATGGTTTGAAGCATCccataatttatatgtataaatataaataaacattattataagagaatatatttttattttacctttgattttagatataataaaatttattagtcTATATACTCATTTTGTGAATAGGGTGACATATATTCATTTGtattgaagtataattatttttatctttataaaaccaaatcttattgattttatttattgcaTCAGTTTCAGTTTTTCAtcttaaatgtgtaaatatattttcataatatttataatagtttgttatttgttgattttctaaaatattttttaaaaatatagatgatcagttaaaagttttataaaagaaaataactgataaaaatttgtaaactcATAAACACATACcgatattaataataattaaaatattttgtaagctCTAAGTAATTTTATAccttagatttataaaattaaactgaaaattattagaattttaaataatcttaaatataatagTTCAGATTTTCTTGTGTACTTTTATTATAGGTATATTAGATTGTACAAATATAAagggaaaaaacaaaaaaaaaactaaatattaagtaaaatatatatttttaattgtagcaaaatataatatgtttagttcATTAAAAATGTCTAggattatgttatttaaaaatattttggaattatttGTTCAAAGTATGCTTGTGGTCaaattagttttcataaaaGTATCacttaatgttttaaaaataaaaaccagttcttttaatttttttttcttgagaaactattttatatatgtaaaatgtttttatagaaattttatatttgttttaattataaatattattaattaaaatattataataatgaataaaccatttcaataatacaaattataaaatattattattcaacTAAAGGTGTCTTGGTTTATCTAATCAATTTATTTTCTGTAATTATCtgagaaaatatatagatataaggacaatattttattactttgaaaatatatttatattgcttaagattatgttttaaaggaaatatttatttttcttaataccaaaattattttggttaactttacttttttatgaaatcacattatatataaatatattatttgattgtaaattcggtaatttataaatgtttttaactaaaaaggaaatttctaattaatagaaattattaaaaaaaggaaaatcaaattaatatagtaattatatgtaatatttttaattcattaagggcgTCATcgtaatcaaccaccgtgagagttaacgtgagcgcgacaaaTAGGAaatgacttctcaaataatattatagagatttgatagatttatttatCCTTTGACCACAAATTTGTTTACAATTTAATAGATTTGTTTTACTTTGGTGACAGATTTAATAACAATTTTACCAGATTTGTTAATTCTTTTGccataaatttattaaattccACTTAACcgaatttagaaaataattaaatttagatCAATCAATGATCTATAGAGGCACAACATGATCTGCTTTCTTTTTACTTCTATCAGGTTCAACACCATCAGTATCTGCTCAAATTAAATCTCACCccatagtttttatattttttttattaaacccCATTAATGATCTTAAGCCAATCAATTAGactattgtgtttttttttcttctgtcaGATAGTACTAACTTTTAGTCATAAAGTTTTACTCTAACAAAACTAGTTAATAAACAATtttcagaaaacaaaagagttaaaatttaagattataTTTGTTTGCATATCGATTTACAAAATGAGATATAACTAATAGAATGCTgcaatttattatttgtttaattgtttAACGATTATTCACATAATGTTATATTATCCTTGTATCATATGAAATTGTGATAGATAAATGAACAGGTATAGatatacaaacaaatattttgtcaatATATTTATGGTAATTTTACACAAAACATTTGTTAACCTAGGTGATCTATCTATAAACCATGATGGATCTTGTGGTTTAAAAATCAAACTAATAAAAttggaaacataaaaaattacaatgttattcatatatattataatattattatgttaatTATAGCTAAcaattgaaataaataaactagTGGGGCAATTTTGAATTTGACGGATATTATAAAGGGTGGTGTACGCATTACGTGGTCAGTTCAAACGGTGTCGTTGGTCACCTGGCTTAGTATTGGACGGCGAAAAAGAAAAGGTGGGGTTGGTGCGGGAAAATtaaaacttttgttttatttatatatatttaaatgattaaaataacaCGTTAATGATGATATGCTGTTGTCACACTCATCATCATGTTCCTTTTCCCTCAAAACtgtgattaatttaaattatttgacaTTAAGAAAGAGCATCATGGTTACTTGTTTTCTCTAGAGGATGTCTTTTCTAACAAGAACGATATAATTATATGTGACATCTTGAACAAAATGGTAGCTTGAGTGTTGACTAAACTTATTAAGAATTTGAATAATCAACTGATTTTAGTCCTGATTAGTGGCGTCCATGAATGTTTGAGTTAAAcattaaataactaatattatGTTACTTAAGAACATACAACTATATACTTATTTAAACGTAATACTATATTTCGATTAAATCAcatatttagttttttcttaaacattggttgtataattttaataagatacATCTAATTTATCTTATTACAAAATTGATCATCTATTGATCAAATCTAAGTACATAcatttttgctaaaaaaaatcttagtaCATACAGTCATTTTGAAATTGTTAGCCAGCCGCAAAGTTTAACGGGATCACTATAATTAAATCATGGGTCAAGTTAGTTTTGAGTAAATATTACCAGGGTCAATACACtgattttataacattttgttagtttttaatagaaaatacataatatttttataatgagaTTTCATAGGGATCAATTGACCCCCTTCCCTTAGCCCTGCCTGAGCCACTGGCCGATAGCACAGAcaaattctatatatatgtgatataCAGGCTCTAGGATGATGGTTCTACAACGTTATAATCTTCtagaaatttatatttgtaatctgCATGCAAATTCGTTGACAACAAAAATTctccaaatttattaattattaatctttTAACTAGTAGACCAACAAATTTGCACTGTTTAAATCATTTCGAAGAGtgtaaatttatttcaaataagCTAAGTTTCTAATACTCTTGTTTTATGGCTTAATGGTTTTGTTTAGTAACCAAAACAATCAAATGCATAACCATCACAACTTTTTAGAATCTATCAATGAGATATTTGTAGAGACGGATTGAAATTGAGATAGACAACAAGTCAACGAATATGATCCGATTCCCGTGAAGACAACTAAGTATGTGCTAAAATTGACCGAGGGTAGGGTCAACAAATCTTGCCCGTCCAACTTTTAATCGACGAAAAACAAACCAGCCGCTGGATCTCTTTGTCGATTGGTTCTTGATCTAGTCTAGATTCCGACTTCAAGCCCTTGCATCACCACTCTCGTCACGATGATcctttgttttaaaaataaaaatcataaaagtacGACTAGGTATTACAGTTCGGAAAATTTCCAACAATGACAAAGTATTAAATGACAAGTATACTTTCTTTGACGATAGCTACATACTGAGTATAATAATAGCTGCGATACATACTGtacaagataaaaataaattagttaggACGTGATTTTGACCTGTCACCCTATCAGATTAGTATCTAATGCGTGCTTTTCTTCGTTAGGATAATTATGAGTTTTATCATTCGAGTATTTCATTCCAACTACTTGAAAAACGTTGTTAACATATCTAACAATGTATACAAAGAACGGGAGACGTTCTACGACATTTATTGTTGACATATCTATGTATGAAAGGGGATAATTATGAATTTAGCTTGTGTTGCAAGGATGCTAAGCTTTTCCACCCAGCTACTTATACGTACATAGAAACATGCATG
This is a stretch of genomic DNA from Raphanus sativus cultivar WK10039 unplaced genomic scaffold, ASM80110v3 Scaffold0388, whole genome shotgun sequence. It encodes these proteins:
- the LOC108847291 gene encoding small RNA degrading nuclease 2, whose translation is MEHIIATRETDELVELVIAAQEKGLSGEHGTWLEFLKFCDPTRDYFNDPRNRKAETLIQFLTSIIKTDDSRKLALLMNPSRPLVRRYSCNHPKETAEQRLVRKTLTHEEYPFDFLIPYKSKDWVLTGIIGSPIVDPLNDLAAEISYSFRSRMPYAKSIAITDMIALCCEKVLCQDNTEAAVRVAAVDRNLKVILDVLVKPNEPVINFRTSITGLDCFALHLSNATPLSDIQEKLLELFPTETIMVGHLLNKDLKALKMDHARVIDTSLLFKYDFSGCGIVLGKLPRPSLDHLCKSVLGYEMPKSPGRCVDEAVASMKLVLAILEHGADTSVPLPDDMLKN
- the LOC130502024 gene encoding NAD(P)H dehydrogenase (quinone) FQR1, which encodes MATKVYIVYYSMYGHVEKLAEEIRKGAASVEGVEAKLWQVPETLPEEVLSKMSAPPKSESPIITPNELTEADGFLFGFPTRFGMMAAQFKAFLDATGGLWRTQSLAGKPAGIFYSTGSQGGGQETTALTAITQLVHHGMVFVPIGYTFGAGMFEMENVKGGSPYGAGTFAGDGSRQPTELELQQAFHQGKYIATITKKLKGST